A single Sporomusaceae bacterium DNA region contains:
- the larB gene encoding nickel pincer cofactor biosynthesis protein LarB, with protein MDNKTVAAILADFRDGRLSMEAALEKFKDLPYEDLDFVKIDHHRMLRQGFPEVVFAQGKTPGQVAAIVERLAQVNGNVIASRATPEMYEATRALVPAACYHELARMIVVRQEEVVVDEDRVILVMTAGTSDIPVAEEAALTAEIMGNKVTRVFDVGVAGIHRLLAQRQTIEKANVIIVVAGMEGALASVVGGMVAKPVIAVPTSVGYGANFGGIAALLAMLNSCAAGVAVVNIDNGFGAGRLASIINKMR; from the coding sequence ATGGACAACAAAACGGTCGCAGCCATACTCGCCGATTTTCGGGACGGCCGGCTTTCGATGGAGGCAGCCCTCGAAAAGTTTAAAGACCTCCCTTACGAAGATCTCGACTTCGTGAAAATTGACCACCACCGCATGCTTCGTCAGGGCTTCCCGGAAGTTGTCTTCGCCCAGGGCAAGACACCCGGTCAGGTCGCCGCCATCGTCGAGCGCCTGGCGCAGGTCAACGGCAACGTCATCGCCAGCCGGGCCACCCCCGAAATGTACGAGGCGACCCGCGCCCTTGTGCCTGCCGCCTGCTACCACGAGCTCGCCCGCATGATCGTTGTCCGCCAGGAGGAAGTCGTCGTCGACGAGGACCGGGTTATACTCGTCATGACCGCCGGCACCAGCGACATCCCCGTCGCCGAGGAAGCGGCCCTCACCGCCGAGATAATGGGCAACAAAGTTACCCGCGTATTCGACGTCGGTGTAGCCGGCATCCACAGGCTGCTTGCCCAGCGCCAGACCATCGAGAAGGCCAACGTCATAATCGTCGTCGCCGGCATGGAGGGAGCGCTGGCCAGCGTAGTCGGCGGCATGGTCGCCAAGCCGGTCATCGCCGTGCCTACCAGTGTCGGCTACGGCGCCAACTTCGGCGGCATCGCCGCCCTCCTCGCCATGCTCAACAGCTGCGCCGCCGGCGTGGCCGTCGTCAATATCGACAACGGCTTCGGCGCCGGACGACTCGCCAGTATCATCAACAAAATGAGGTGA
- a CDS encoding ribonuclease H family protein: MAPKVKYYAVRAGRQPGVYLTWEKCKQQVERFPGAEYKSFPTEQQARDYLAGRPPAGEPAQNEPAPSGDGYDIYVDGTYRKEDNRYGWAFVVYRGGEIVFTDKGAGENDAAAAIHNVAGELSATMRAVKWAHDNGAKPLTIHHDYVGIAAWALGDWKANNKFTQAYASYIRPHLPWVAFNKVPGHAGVAGNEMADKLAREALGKGGPQ; encoded by the coding sequence GTGGCGCCGAAAGTAAAATATTACGCCGTCAGAGCGGGCCGGCAACCGGGCGTGTACCTGACCTGGGAGAAATGCAAGCAGCAGGTCGAGCGATTCCCGGGGGCGGAGTACAAATCCTTTCCCACCGAACAGCAAGCCCGCGACTATCTCGCCGGCCGGCCGCCCGCCGGCGAACCGGCGCAGAACGAGCCAGCGCCGTCCGGAGACGGCTACGACATCTACGTCGACGGCACCTACCGTAAAGAAGACAACCGCTACGGCTGGGCCTTCGTCGTCTACCGCGGCGGGGAAATCGTCTTCACCGACAAAGGCGCCGGCGAAAACGACGCCGCGGCGGCCATCCACAATGTCGCCGGCGAACTGTCCGCCACCATGCGGGCGGTAAAATGGGCCCACGACAACGGCGCCAAGCCGCTCACCATCCACCACGACTATGTCGGCATCGCCGCCTGGGCGCTCGGCGACTGGAAAGCGAACAACAAATTCACCCAGGCTTACGCCAGCTATATCCGCCCGCACCTGCCGTGGGTAGCTTTCAACAAGGTGCCGGGGCATGCAGGCGTCGCAGGCAACGAAATGGCCGACAAACTCGCCCGCGAGGCCCTCGGCAAAGGGGGTCCGCAGTAA
- the larC gene encoding nickel pincer cofactor biosynthesis protein LarC: MRTLYLDCFSGISGNMFLGALLDLGLPEDYLRRELAKLPVSGYELVIKKVEKQGIAATYLDVKTGFFEQRRHRHLPDINAIIDDSDLPGAVKEGAKKVFLRLAEAEAKVHGTTVDKVHFHEVGAVDTIVDIVGSVLGLNWLGIERVYTSKLRTGSGFVKCSHGRMPVPAPATAELLHGIAWEHGDIAKELVTPTGAALVAEFSAGSGGVPDGFVSDAIGYGAGSWDLEAPNVVRALLGKLAVAQEQAEYFVIEANIDDLNPQLYPHVMDRLFAAGARDVWLTPIIMKKGRSATTLSVLADSTVFPAAAALILAETTTIGMRYYPVSRLEAERQMVAVETPWGQVRVKIGAVKGQIANAAPEFEDCRKIAVEHGLPLKIVWQKALSLAWPLYGRTDGDAQQ, encoded by the coding sequence GTGCGTACCCTATACCTTGACTGTTTCAGCGGCATCAGCGGCAACATGTTTCTCGGCGCCCTCCTCGACCTCGGCCTGCCGGAAGATTACCTGCGCCGGGAATTAGCCAAGCTGCCCGTCTCAGGCTACGAACTCGTCATAAAGAAGGTCGAAAAACAAGGCATCGCCGCCACCTATCTCGACGTCAAGACCGGCTTCTTCGAGCAGCGCCGGCACCGCCACCTGCCTGACATCAACGCCATCATCGACGACTCCGACCTTCCCGGCGCCGTCAAGGAAGGCGCGAAAAAAGTTTTCCTGCGCCTGGCCGAAGCGGAAGCCAAGGTTCACGGCACCACCGTCGATAAAGTCCACTTCCACGAAGTTGGCGCCGTCGACACCATCGTCGACATCGTCGGCAGCGTTCTCGGCCTTAACTGGCTGGGTATCGAACGCGTCTACACCTCCAAACTCAGGACAGGCAGCGGCTTCGTCAAATGCAGCCACGGCCGTATGCCCGTCCCCGCTCCGGCCACCGCCGAACTTCTCCACGGCATCGCGTGGGAACATGGCGACATCGCCAAAGAACTCGTCACTCCCACCGGCGCCGCGCTCGTGGCCGAATTCTCGGCAGGCAGCGGCGGGGTGCCGGACGGGTTCGTCAGCGATGCCATCGGCTACGGCGCCGGCTCGTGGGATCTCGAAGCGCCTAATGTCGTCAGGGCATTGCTCGGCAAGTTGGCTGTCGCGCAGGAGCAGGCCGAATACTTCGTTATCGAGGCCAACATCGACGACCTAAATCCCCAGTTATACCCCCATGTCATGGACCGGCTCTTCGCCGCCGGAGCCCGCGACGTCTGGCTGACACCCATAATAATGAAGAAAGGCCGGTCGGCCACAACACTGTCCGTCCTCGCCGACAGTACCGTCTTCCCGGCCGCCGCCGCCCTCATCCTCGCCGAAACCACCACCATCGGCATGCGCTACTATCCGGTCAGCCGTCTGGAAGCCGAACGGCAGATGGTTGCCGTGGAAACTCCCTGGGGACAGGTGCGGGTCAAGATAGGCGCGGTAAAAGGCCAGATCGCCAACGCCGCCCCCGAATTCGAAGACTGCCGCAAAATAGCCGTCGAACACGGCCTGCCGCTCAAGATCGTCTGGCAGAAAGCCTTGTCGCTCGCCTGGCCCCTTTATGGACGGACGGACGGCGACGCACAACAGTGA
- the larE gene encoding ATP-dependent sacrificial sulfur transferase LarE, producing the protein MTTEEKVSLLEEMLGRLGSVAVAFSGGVDSTFLAAAAKRALGGKVILVTARSATSSAAELNDAAAFANALGIRHSWLDSAELSDQAFTANDRERCYYCKKSRFAALAAWAKDNGIAWVAEGTNADDSGDYRPGMKAVAELPAVVSPLLDAGLTKDEIRAVSRLWGLPTWDKPSAACLVSRLAYGLPVTEERLRQVEAAELAVRRLVDGQVRVRHHGDLARIEVASAAFAVLAAPDNAAAVTAAIKALGFTFVALDLAGYRTGSMNETLNLDEV; encoded by the coding sequence GTGACAACCGAGGAAAAAGTAAGCCTGCTGGAAGAAATGCTCGGCCGTCTGGGAAGCGTGGCGGTTGCCTTTTCCGGCGGCGTCGACAGCACATTCCTGGCGGCGGCGGCTAAAAGAGCGCTGGGCGGGAAGGTGATCCTCGTAACAGCCCGGTCGGCCACCTCTTCGGCCGCAGAGCTAAACGACGCTGCCGCCTTCGCGAACGCTCTCGGCATCAGGCACAGCTGGCTGGACAGCGCCGAATTGTCCGACCAGGCCTTTACCGCCAACGACCGCGAGCGCTGTTATTACTGCAAAAAAAGCCGCTTCGCCGCCTTGGCGGCGTGGGCGAAGGACAACGGTATCGCCTGGGTGGCCGAGGGAACGAACGCCGACGACAGCGGCGACTATCGTCCGGGCATGAAAGCCGTCGCCGAACTGCCCGCGGTCGTCAGCCCGCTGCTCGACGCAGGGCTCACGAAAGACGAAATCCGGGCCGTGTCCCGCCTCTGGGGGCTGCCTACCTGGGACAAGCCCAGCGCCGCCTGCCTCGTCTCCCGCCTTGCCTACGGCCTGCCGGTAACAGAGGAGCGGCTCCGCCAGGTGGAAGCGGCCGAACTCGCCGTGCGGCGCCTGGTCGACGGTCAGGTGCGGGTCCGCCACCACGGCGATCTGGCTCGCATAGAAGTCGCCTCCGCGGCCTTCGCCGTCCTGGCCGCCCCCGACAATGCCGCCGCCGTCACCGCGGCCATCAAGGCCCTTGGCTTTACCTTCGTGGCCCTCGACCTTGCCGGCTATCGCACCGGAAGCATGAACGAAACGCTTAACCTTGATGAGGTGTAA
- a CDS encoding HD-GYP domain-containing protein encodes MRTEVTAIKQIPLVQATGSMILAADVINGHDQVLVTAGTPLRKDIVALLGKHGVNTIRVKATESPNKELSAVPNLISAATRLSMIQAMQSAFRNRGGIAAHLPHLRECIHKVIEELSGHCNLLLYLSDIRQKSDYLYGHCVDVGVFAVAFGMAMGLSRDEIYILGIGGLLHDYGKNCIPNGILEKNGPLTPDEFEQVKKHTAFGYNVLRAETKVDCRIALMALQHHERPDGRGYPWGIGGDKIHPLASIVAVADVYDALVTDRVYRPRIPAHEAISIINAGAGTQFDSRVVDAVNKIVVPYYIGSAVKFNNGSAGAVLRINSQEPARPVVWTREGIVNLLHERTLQIVAVV; translated from the coding sequence GTGCGAACGGAGGTGACGGCTATTAAGCAGATACCGCTCGTCCAAGCCACCGGCAGCATGATTCTGGCCGCCGACGTCATCAACGGCCACGACCAGGTTCTCGTCACGGCCGGCACGCCGCTCCGCAAGGATATCGTCGCCCTGCTCGGCAAGCACGGCGTCAATACTATTCGTGTTAAAGCTACCGAATCGCCCAACAAGGAGCTTTCCGCCGTCCCGAACCTCATCAGCGCAGCCACAAGGCTCAGCATGATCCAGGCCATGCAGAGCGCCTTTCGCAACCGGGGAGGCATCGCCGCCCACCTTCCGCACCTGCGGGAGTGCATCCACAAAGTCATCGAGGAACTGTCGGGACATTGCAACCTCTTGCTATATCTGTCCGATATCAGACAGAAAAGCGACTACCTTTACGGGCACTGCGTCGATGTCGGCGTATTTGCCGTCGCCTTCGGCATGGCTATGGGGCTCTCCCGCGACGAGATATACATCCTCGGTATCGGCGGGCTGCTCCACGACTACGGCAAGAACTGCATCCCCAACGGAATCCTCGAAAAGAACGGCCCCCTGACCCCGGACGAGTTCGAACAGGTCAAGAAACACACCGCGTTCGGCTATAACGTCCTGCGGGCCGAGACCAAGGTCGACTGCCGCATCGCTCTGATGGCCCTCCAGCATCATGAGCGCCCGGACGGGCGAGGCTATCCATGGGGTATCGGCGGGGACAAAATCCATCCCCTCGCCAGCATCGTCGCCGTCGCCGACGTCTACGACGCACTTGTCACCGACCGGGTCTACCGGCCCCGCATCCCCGCCCACGAAGCCATCAGCATCATCAACGCCGGTGCGGGCACCCAGTTCGACAGCCGGGTCGTTGACGCCGTCAATAAGATTGTCGTCCCCTATTATATCGGCAGCGCGGTGAAATTCAACAACGGCTCTGCCGGGGCGGTACTCAGGATAAACAGCCAGGAGCCGGCCCGGCCGGTTGTCTGGACGCGGGAAGGCATCGTCAATCTCCTTCACGAACGAACCCTGCAGATTGTTGCTGTGGTATAG
- a CDS encoding (Fe-S)-binding protein yields MKIPLHMAKEKDLQSAGLRAVPEGEQQQALLKGIDEYRQWARSLMVMLETCTKCGACANACHSYLGTGDFNNIPAARADLFRKIYKRYFTWTGKTIGRYIGAEDYDAETLAKWVTYFYQCNECRRCAVYCPFGIDTAEITIAARSIMTAIGVVPRFMTGVAANMIKTGNNMGIPKPAIIDCCEFMEDEMKEETGLEIKITVDKPDSDILYIPSSADFFSNVDTMIGVAKFFHAIGANWTVPSTVLEAANFGLLFSNEAMKEQNQRMRDAAKMVGAKLVVQGECGHGWRAAKMYTEGSNGPAPFGIVHILDYAYQHLGKLKFEKLPWRVTLHDPCNYARAGDIIEQPREILKACVTEFVEMTPNRERNFCCGGGSGILMDEMMDIRMQLGKKKAEQVKELLPLDYFATPCSICKAQLPHVMKHYGMEDLKMGGVMDVVGKAIVLA; encoded by the coding sequence ATGAAAATTCCTTTGCATATGGCCAAGGAAAAAGATCTTCAGTCGGCCGGCCTGAGAGCCGTACCGGAAGGAGAACAACAGCAGGCGCTGCTGAAAGGTATCGATGAATACCGCCAATGGGCCAGATCGCTCATGGTCATGCTCGAAACCTGCACAAAATGCGGCGCGTGCGCCAATGCCTGCCACAGCTATCTGGGCACCGGCGACTTCAACAACATCCCCGCCGCCCGGGCCGACCTCTTCCGCAAAATCTACAAACGCTACTTCACCTGGACGGGCAAGACCATCGGCCGCTACATCGGCGCCGAAGACTACGACGCCGAGACACTCGCCAAGTGGGTAACCTACTTCTACCAGTGCAACGAATGCCGGCGCTGTGCCGTCTACTGCCCCTTCGGCATCGACACCGCCGAGATCACCATCGCCGCTCGCAGCATCATGACGGCAATCGGCGTCGTGCCCCGCTTCATGACCGGCGTCGCGGCCAACATGATCAAGACCGGCAACAACATGGGCATCCCCAAGCCGGCCATCATCGATTGCTGCGAGTTCATGGAAGACGAGATGAAGGAAGAGACGGGCCTCGAGATCAAGATAACTGTCGATAAACCCGACTCCGACATCCTTTACATCCCTTCCTCCGCGGACTTCTTCTCCAATGTCGACACCATGATCGGCGTGGCCAAGTTCTTCCACGCCATCGGCGCCAACTGGACCGTTCCCTCCACCGTCCTCGAAGCGGCCAACTTCGGCCTCCTCTTCAGCAACGAAGCCATGAAGGAACAGAACCAACGGATGCGCGACGCCGCCAAAATGGTTGGCGCCAAGCTCGTCGTCCAGGGCGAATGCGGCCACGGCTGGCGCGCCGCCAAGATGTACACCGAAGGCTCAAATGGTCCCGCTCCCTTTGGCATCGTCCATATCCTCGACTACGCTTACCAGCACCTGGGCAAACTCAAATTCGAAAAGCTGCCCTGGCGCGTAACCCTCCACGACCCCTGCAACTATGCCCGGGCCGGCGACATCATCGAGCAGCCGCGGGAAATCCTCAAAGCCTGTGTGACCGAATTCGTCGAAATGACGCCCAACCGCGAGCGCAACTTCTGCTGCGGCGGCGGCTCCGGCATCCTCATGGACGAGATGATGGACATCCGCATGCAACTGGGCAAGAAAAAGGCCGAACAGGTCAAGGAACTTCTGCCCCTCGATTATTTCGCCACCCCGTGCTCCATCTGCAAGGCCCAACTGCCTCACGTGATGAAACACTACGGTATGGAAGATCTCAAGATGGGCGGCGTCATGGACGTTGTCGGCAAGGCTATCGTCCTGGCATAA
- a CDS encoding HD-GYP domain-containing protein, with protein sequence MIRVITKRYRIDEVKPGMELAGSLITDNDKFALGEGTVLTPNLIQRLKGWGVSVVDIRHVVDGAEKEPQPLSEAQVAVSSVYNDTVGALKRSFETIRFFKQVPLKEIRELTDSAIEPFINTSGILNHLQAVQRQDDYTFHHSIDVAVLCGVVGRWLGYRGEELKDLVLAGLLHDIGKTQIPLEILRKPGKLSPAEMEIMRLHTTRGYNLVKELGLPASVMYAILQHHEREDGSGYPIQVSGAKIHPFAKVIAVVDIYDAITSDKVYSKKATPFAAVEALMLDMYDKLDPNICTVFLNNVRDYFIGNIVLLSDGREAEVVYLGKFISARPVVRDDSGEFIDLESKKDLSIIKVLRT encoded by the coding sequence ATGATCCGGGTAATCACCAAACGGTACCGGATTGACGAAGTCAAGCCCGGCATGGAGTTGGCGGGGAGCCTCATCACCGACAACGATAAATTCGCGCTCGGCGAGGGTACCGTCCTTACCCCTAACCTTATCCAGCGGCTGAAAGGCTGGGGAGTGTCGGTCGTCGACATCCGCCATGTGGTCGACGGTGCGGAGAAAGAACCGCAACCTCTGTCCGAAGCTCAGGTGGCTGTTTCCAGCGTGTATAACGACACTGTCGGCGCCCTGAAAAGATCATTCGAAACCATCCGCTTCTTCAAACAAGTACCGCTCAAAGAAATACGGGAACTGACCGACAGCGCCATCGAACCCTTCATCAACACCTCCGGCATACTCAACCATCTCCAGGCGGTGCAGCGCCAGGACGATTATACCTTTCATCACTCCATCGACGTGGCCGTGCTCTGCGGAGTCGTCGGCCGCTGGCTGGGATATCGCGGCGAAGAGCTAAAAGACCTCGTACTGGCCGGCCTGCTGCACGATATCGGCAAGACGCAGATCCCGCTCGAAATACTCCGCAAGCCGGGGAAACTCAGTCCGGCCGAAATGGAGATAATGCGCCTCCATACAACCAGAGGGTACAATCTCGTCAAGGAACTCGGCCTCCCGGCCTCAGTCATGTACGCTATCCTCCAGCATCACGAGCGCGAGGACGGCAGCGGCTACCCCATCCAGGTATCCGGCGCCAAAATACACCCCTTCGCCAAGGTAATAGCTGTCGTCGACATCTACGACGCCATAACCTCCGACAAAGTCTACAGCAAGAAAGCGACCCCGTTCGCGGCGGTGGAAGCCCTGATGCTCGACATGTACGACAAACTCGACCCCAATATCTGCACCGTTTTTCTTAACAACGTCCGCGACTACTTTATCGGCAACATCGTTCTCTTAAGCGACGGACGGGAAGCGGAGGTCGTTTACCTGGGCAAGTTCATCTCCGCCCGACCGGTGGTCCGCGACGACAGCGGCGAATTTATCGACCTTGAGAGCAAAAAAGACCTGAGCATCATCAAAGTGTTAAGAACCTGA
- a CDS encoding cobyrinate a,c-diamide synthase — MPQTWNVPRVVIGAPHGHSGKTTISIGLVGALREQGYAVQPFKKGPDYIDPSWLGYAAGRPCRNLDCYWMDDDQIRTTLRRGAEGADIALIEGAMGLFDGVDLKGTGSTAQIARITKSPVILVVDVTRTTRSIAPLVLGFMNFETDVTIAGVIFNKVARPRHESMLRAAIKEYCGIPVLGAVPKNAYSVFPERHLGLVPVAEHAAVSEAVAGNVAVAARHLDLAGIVAVASQAPPLAVAAAGMDARPQVAARIGVIHDQSFTFYYPENIEALAAAGAELVYINSMADTALPAIDGLYIGGGFPEVFGEAIAANAGLRRAIARAAEAGLPIYAECGGLMYLGREIVWEGRAYPMCGVLPFSVVVEKGPQGHGYTMMRSLEGNPFFAAGAEVKGHEFHHSRLTAADPGLNYTYEVVRGHGIDGCRDGILYKNTFATYNHIHAVANPEWAPRFVALAANWRKAGA; from the coding sequence ATGCCCCAAACCTGGAACGTCCCCCGCGTGGTCATCGGCGCCCCGCACGGCCACTCCGGCAAGACGACCATCAGCATCGGCCTGGTGGGTGCCCTTCGCGAACAGGGCTACGCCGTCCAGCCGTTCAAAAAAGGTCCCGATTACATCGATCCCAGCTGGCTCGGCTACGCCGCCGGCCGGCCCTGCCGCAACCTCGACTGTTACTGGATGGACGACGACCAGATTAGGACCACTCTCCGTCGAGGAGCGGAAGGGGCCGATATAGCCCTCATCGAGGGCGCCATGGGCCTGTTTGACGGTGTCGACCTCAAGGGCACCGGCAGCACCGCCCAGATTGCCCGTATCACCAAGTCGCCCGTCATCCTCGTCGTCGACGTTACCCGCACCACCCGCAGCATCGCGCCCCTGGTGCTTGGCTTTATGAACTTCGAGACTGACGTGACCATCGCCGGCGTCATATTCAACAAAGTTGCCAGACCGCGCCACGAAAGCATGCTCAGGGCCGCCATCAAAGAATACTGCGGCATCCCCGTGCTGGGAGCGGTACCCAAGAACGCTTACAGCGTCTTCCCCGAGCGCCACCTTGGCCTTGTCCCGGTCGCCGAGCACGCCGCGGTGAGCGAAGCGGTCGCCGGCAACGTCGCGGTCGCCGCCCGCCACCTCGACCTGGCAGGCATCGTCGCCGTCGCTTCCCAGGCGCCGCCTCTTGCGGTCGCCGCTGCCGGCATGGATGCCCGGCCGCAGGTCGCGGCCAGGATCGGCGTTATCCACGACCAGTCCTTCACCTTCTACTACCCGGAAAATATAGAAGCCCTGGCTGCCGCCGGGGCTGAGCTCGTATACATCAACAGTATGGCCGACACTGCGCTGCCGGCGATCGACGGCCTTTACATCGGCGGCGGTTTCCCCGAGGTCTTCGGCGAAGCCATCGCCGCCAATGCCGGTCTCCGCCGGGCTATCGCCCGCGCGGCCGAGGCGGGGCTGCCCATCTACGCCGAATGCGGCGGTCTCATGTACCTGGGCCGCGAAATCGTCTGGGAGGGGCGCGCCTATCCGATGTGCGGCGTGCTGCCGTTCTCCGTCGTCGTCGAGAAAGGGCCCCAGGGGCACGGCTACACAATGATGCGCAGTCTGGAAGGCAACCCGTTCTTCGCCGCCGGGGCCGAGGTAAAAGGCCACGAATTCCATCACTCGCGCCTCACCGCCGCCGACCCGGGTCTCAACTACACATATGAGGTCGTCCGCGGGCATGGCATTGACGGCTGCCGCGACGGCATCCTCTATAAGAACACCTTCGCCACCTACAACCATATTCACGCCGTCGCCAACCCGGAGTGGGCGCCCAGATTCGTGGCCCTGGCCGCGAACTGGAGGAAGGCCGGCGCTTAG
- a CDS encoding putative sulfate exporter family transporter yields the protein MAGAPQSALPWYEREDTWAIIIGLGLTFLISVAFFIGAAGFFKTMAVGVSTWTDAGKMFASLPAKVPGFLYLFVFFLVAFSIAAKTMKINLNHYIPGFIVLFLISVAITALGANKTLKYWQLETPLLALLFGMIVSNTMTLPKWFQSALKTEFYVKTGIVLMGATLPFTIIMQAGPMAMAQATIVAAVTFFSIFFAATKLFGLDPRFGACLGAGGSICGVSGSIAIGGACRAEKEHVSVAISLVIVWAVVMVILLPIWCKALGMAPGPAGAWIGTSEFADAAGFAAAAAMGDERAIKTFTLMKVVGRDMFVGIWALLVAWLSVTVWEKKEGNGNGSERVDIGEIWRRFPKFVIGFFIASIFTTILIASVAPKVGSAYSKDALGPIKTLRGWTFTWTFLSIGFTTRFRELTSTGWKPFAAFTIGVLINVPLGYWLSNVVFLDYWLSVK from the coding sequence ATGGCAGGTGCTCCTCAATCAGCCCTTCCCTGGTACGAGCGGGAAGATACCTGGGCAATCATCATCGGTTTGGGTCTTACATTCCTTATCTCCGTCGCTTTCTTCATCGGCGCTGCCGGTTTCTTCAAGACGATGGCCGTTGGTGTATCCACCTGGACGGACGCAGGCAAGATGTTCGCTTCGCTGCCCGCGAAAGTACCTGGATTTCTCTACCTGTTCGTCTTCTTTCTCGTAGCTTTCTCCATCGCCGCCAAGACGATGAAGATCAACCTCAACCACTACATCCCCGGTTTTATTGTTCTGTTCCTTATCTCCGTGGCTATCACCGCCCTCGGCGCCAACAAAACCCTGAAATACTGGCAGCTTGAGACCCCGCTGCTGGCCCTGCTGTTTGGCATGATCGTCAGTAACACCATGACGCTGCCCAAGTGGTTCCAGTCGGCCCTCAAGACCGAGTTCTACGTCAAAACCGGTATCGTCCTCATGGGCGCAACCCTGCCGTTCACCATCATCATGCAGGCTGGCCCCATGGCGATGGCGCAGGCCACCATCGTGGCGGCCGTCACCTTCTTCAGCATCTTCTTCGCCGCCACCAAGCTGTTCGGCCTCGACCCGCGCTTCGGCGCCTGCCTCGGCGCCGGCGGCTCGATCTGCGGCGTGTCCGGCTCGATCGCCATCGGCGGCGCCTGCCGTGCCGAGAAAGAGCACGTATCGGTCGCAATTTCCCTCGTTATCGTCTGGGCAGTCGTCATGGTCATCCTGCTGCCCATCTGGTGTAAAGCCCTCGGCATGGCCCCCGGGCCGGCCGGCGCCTGGATAGGCACCTCCGAGTTTGCTGACGCCGCCGGCTTCGCCGCCGCCGCCGCCATGGGCGACGAGCGCGCCATCAAGACCTTCACCCTCATGAAGGTCGTCGGCCGCGATATGTTCGTCGGCATCTGGGCCCTCCTGGTCGCCTGGCTGTCCGTCACCGTTTGGGAGAAGAAGGAAGGCAACGGCAACGGCTCCGAGCGCGTCGACATCGGCGAGATCTGGCGCCGCTTCCCCAAATTCGTCATCGGCTTCTTCATCGCCTCCATCTTCACCACCATCCTCATCGCTTCCGTCGCCCCCAAAGTTGGCTCCGCGTACTCCAAGGACGCTCTTGGCCCGATCAAGACGCTCCGCGGCTGGACCTTCACCTGGACCTTCCTGTCGATCGGCTTCACCACTCGCTTCCGCGAGCTGACCTCCACCGGCTGGAAGCCCTTCGCAGCCTTCACCATCGGCGTACTCATCAACGTGCCGCTGGGCTACTGGCTGTCGAACGTGGTGTTCCTCGACTACTGGCTGAGCGTCAAGTAA
- a CDS encoding CC/Se motif family (seleno)protein, which translates to MLTINSDAAAYIREQNKPIYLDIPPAVGTCCIHMRDCPAVRFGEPPYDREYYEQRSIDGVTVFVPYELPDQPLRIVLHSYFGFKNLTISGWHLA; encoded by the coding sequence ATGCTGACAATCAACTCCGACGCCGCCGCTTATATCCGCGAACAGAACAAGCCCATCTATCTCGACATTCCGCCGGCTGTCGGGACCTGCTGCATCCATATGCGGGATTGCCCCGCCGTGCGTTTCGGCGAACCGCCGTATGACCGCGAGTACTATGAGCAGCGCTCTATCGACGGGGTAACCGTTTTTGTGCCGTACGAGCTGCCTGATCAGCCTTTGCGGATAGTGCTGCACAGCTACTTCGGGTTCAAGAATCTGACGATATCGGGCTGGCATTTGGCCTAA
- a CDS encoding TusE/DsrC/DsvC family sulfur relay protein: MSNIDVKGKQVEVDEDGFLVDPDVWNQDIVEVFAKLEDVTELTEDHWKVINYLRDYYKQFGIAPMIRKLCKDTGFSLKQIYDMFPSGPAKGACKLAGLPKPTGCV, from the coding sequence ATGTCTAACATTGACGTAAAAGGCAAACAAGTCGAAGTTGATGAAGACGGTTTCCTGGTAGATCCCGACGTTTGGAATCAGGACATCGTCGAGGTTTTCGCCAAACTCGAAGACGTAACCGAACTGACCGAAGACCACTGGAAGGTTATCAACTACCTGCGCGACTACTACAAACAGTTCGGTATCGCGCCGATGATCCGCAAGCTCTGCAAGGACACCGGCTTCAGCCTCAAGCAGATTTACGACATGTTCCCGTCGGGCCCGGCCAAGGGCGCCTGCAAACTGGCCGGCCTGCCCAAACCGACCGGCTGCGTTTAA